A DNA window from Holosporales bacterium contains the following coding sequences:
- the rplQ gene encoding 50S ribosomal protein L17, translating to MRHGISGRKFNRKVAHNRALLVNLAKSLIKYEQIATTLPKAKELRPFVEKTITLGKMGGLQKRRQVISLFGADDLVTKIMGPLSERYNSRPGGYTRILHNGFRKGDRTPMAVIELIDRDENAKAAVVQTNNSDTVATEKE from the coding sequence ATGCGACATGGCATAAGTGGCAGAAAGTTTAATCGCAAAGTTGCTCATAACAGAGCGTTGCTAGTTAATTTGGCTAAATCTTTGATCAAATACGAGCAGATTGCTACTACTTTACCTAAGGCTAAGGAGCTGCGGCCTTTTGTTGAAAAAACTATTACTCTTGGGAAAATGGGCGGCCTACAAAAGCGTCGTCAGGTAATTTCTTTGTTTGGAGCCGATGATTTAGTTACCAAGATTATGGGTCCTTTGTCCGAACGGTATAACAGCAGACCTGGCGGATATACTAGAATACTGCACAATGGCTTTCGCAAGGGGGATCGTACTCCTATGGCGGTAATCGAGCTTATTGATAGAGATGAAAACGCGAAGGCGGCTGTCGTGCAGACTAACAATTCTGATACAGTTGCTACTGAGAAAGAGTAG